In Drosophila santomea strain STO CAGO 1482 chromosome 3L, Prin_Dsan_1.1, whole genome shotgun sequence, a single window of DNA contains:
- the LOC120448586 gene encoding arginine/serine-rich coiled-coil protein 2 isoform X1: MSQSDNVAREQTAASAVPEACQGCRGQLPRATPVEVEDMATPSLERLIRKANMAQKMLNDVMKQIQQESQLSTKESSSKHHSSDGGKRRHRGRKHGHHTSSSSSSSSGHSDCELILAEQEEHMPRSRRHIRDDRKRDRSRSRGRSRGHSRGRSHGRSRSRSYTDSRRSRALPLALPVRISVSSSLSFWSTYSRKLVTFADEMLR, translated from the exons ATGTCGCAATCCGATAACGTGGCACGTGAGCAAACTGCGGCAAGCGCAGTGCCGGAGGCATGTCAAGGCTGCCGCGGCCAGTTGCCACGTGCCACGCCCGTGGAAGTGGAGGACATGGCCACCCCGTCGCTGGAGAGACTCATTCGAAAGGCCAACATGGCCCAGAAAATGCTGAACGATGTGATGAAGCAGATCCAACAGGAATCTCAGCTCTCCACCAAGGAGAGCAGTTCCAAGCACCACAGCTCCGATGGAGGTAAACGACGACACAGGGGACGCAAACATGGTCATCACACTAGCTCCtcttccagttccagttccggCCACAGTGACTGCGAGCTGATCCTggcggagcaggaggagcacaTGCCCAGGAGCAGGAGACACATTCGTGATGATCGCAAGCGGGATCGCTCCAGGTCTCGCGGTCGTTCCCGTGGTCACTCGCGTGGCCGTTCTCATGGGCGTTCTCGTTCCAGGTCCTACACCGATTCCCGACGATCCCGAGCATTGCCCCTGGCTCTGCCCGTTCGGATTTCCGT gtCCAGCAGTTTGTCTTTCTGGTCAACGTATTCAAGAAAATTAGTTACGTTCGCTGATGAAATGCTGAGATAg
- the LOC120448586 gene encoding arginine/serine-rich coiled-coil protein 2 isoform X2 encodes MSQSDNVAREQTAASAVPEACQGCRGQLPRATPVEVEDMATPSLERLIRKANMAQKMLNDVMKQIQQESQLSTKESSSKHHSSDGGKRRHRGRKHGHHTSSSSSSSSGHSDCELILAEQEEHMPRSRRHIRDDRKRDRSRSRGRSRGHSRGRSHGRSRSRSYTDSRRSRALPLALPVRISV; translated from the coding sequence ATGTCGCAATCCGATAACGTGGCACGTGAGCAAACTGCGGCAAGCGCAGTGCCGGAGGCATGTCAAGGCTGCCGCGGCCAGTTGCCACGTGCCACGCCCGTGGAAGTGGAGGACATGGCCACCCCGTCGCTGGAGAGACTCATTCGAAAGGCCAACATGGCCCAGAAAATGCTGAACGATGTGATGAAGCAGATCCAACAGGAATCTCAGCTCTCCACCAAGGAGAGCAGTTCCAAGCACCACAGCTCCGATGGAGGTAAACGACGACACAGGGGACGCAAACATGGTCATCACACTAGCTCCtcttccagttccagttccggCCACAGTGACTGCGAGCTGATCCTggcggagcaggaggagcacaTGCCCAGGAGCAGGAGACACATTCGTGATGATCGCAAGCGGGATCGCTCCAGGTCTCGCGGTCGTTCCCGTGGTCACTCGCGTGGCCGTTCTCATGGGCGTTCTCGTTCCAGGTCCTACACCGATTCCCGACGATCCCGAGCATTGCCCCTGGCTCTGCCCGTTCGGATTTCCGTGTGA
- the LOC120448586 gene encoding RNA-binding motif protein, X-linked 2 isoform X3 has protein sequence MSRLPRPVATCHARGSGGHGHPVAGETHSKGQHGPENAERCDEADPTGISALHQGEQFQAPQLRWSSSSGHSDCELILAEQEEHMPRSRRHIRDDRKRDRSRSRGRSRGHSRGRSHGRSRSRSYTDSRRSRALPLALPVRISVSSSLSFWSTYSRKLVTFADEMLR, from the exons ATGTCAAGGCTGCCGCGGCCAGTTGCCACGTGCCACGCCCGTGGAAGTGGAGGACATGGCCACCCCGTCGCTGGAGAGACTCATTCGAAAGGCCAACATGGCCCAGAAAATGCTGAACGATGTGATGAAGCAGATCCAACAGGAATCTCAGCTCTCCACCAAGGAGAGCAGTTCCAAGCACCACAGCTCCGATGGAG ttccagttccggCCACAGTGACTGCGAGCTGATCCTggcggagcaggaggagcacaTGCCCAGGAGCAGGAGACACATTCGTGATGATCGCAAGCGGGATCGCTCCAGGTCTCGCGGTCGTTCCCGTGGTCACTCGCGTGGCCGTTCTCATGGGCGTTCTCGTTCCAGGTCCTACACCGATTCCCGACGATCCCGAGCATTGCCCCTGGCTCTGCCCGTTCGGATTTCCGT gtCCAGCAGTTTGTCTTTCTGGTCAACGTATTCAAGAAAATTAGTTACGTTCGCTGATGAAATGCTGAGATAg
- the LOC120448586 gene encoding uncharacterized protein LOC120448586 isoform X4 codes for MSQSDNVAREQTAASAVPEACQGCRGQLPRATPVEVEDMATPSLERLIRKANMAQKMLNDVMKQIQQESQLSTKESSSKHHSSDGVPVPATVTAS; via the exons ATGTCGCAATCCGATAACGTGGCACGTGAGCAAACTGCGGCAAGCGCAGTGCCGGAGGCATGTCAAGGCTGCCGCGGCCAGTTGCCACGTGCCACGCCCGTGGAAGTGGAGGACATGGCCACCCCGTCGCTGGAGAGACTCATTCGAAAGGCCAACATGGCCCAGAAAATGCTGAACGATGTGATGAAGCAGATCCAACAGGAATCTCAGCTCTCCACCAAGGAGAGCAGTTCCAAGCACCACAGCTCCGATGGAG ttccagttccggCCACAGTGACTGCGAGCTGA